A part of Phytoactinopolyspora mesophila genomic DNA contains:
- a CDS encoding SRPBCC family protein has product MNDVAHGTIHLDEFLPHAPHKVWRALTEPELIARWLMPNDFKLEVGHRFTFRSRPMPDVGFGGICHSEVLAFEVGHMLRIAWRAAPEDRSSLDSVVTFTLEPEGRGTRLFLTHDGFDPGDPLQALSHRIMGSGWKGIGRRVAAAIENAG; this is encoded by the coding sequence GTGAACGACGTTGCCCATGGCACGATCCACCTCGACGAATTCCTTCCGCATGCGCCCCACAAGGTATGGCGCGCACTGACCGAGCCCGAGCTGATCGCACGCTGGCTGATGCCGAACGACTTCAAGCTCGAAGTGGGCCACAGGTTCACGTTCCGCTCCCGCCCCATGCCGGACGTGGGCTTCGGGGGTATCTGTCACTCAGAGGTCCTCGCCTTCGAGGTCGGACACATGCTCCGGATCGCCTGGAGAGCCGCGCCGGAAGACCGCAGCTCCCTCGATTCCGTCGTGACGTTCACCCTGGAACCGGAGGGACGTGGCACCCGTTTGTTCCTGACCCACGACGGCTTCGACCCGGGTGATCCGTTGCAGGCACTGTCCCACCGGATCATGGGTAGCGGCTGGAAGGGGATCGGCCGGCGCGTCGCGGCGGCGATCGAGAACGCCGGCTGA
- a CDS encoding septum formation family protein encodes MGSIFRTAGAALLAGALVACGGDDSSEGADDQGVADEVFIEDIDLGDLDLDIDMEEVLAELEDLDFDELFAGLDEADLDELFSDFGGAADPLRTGQCWGLKESVEQDPIPCDQPHVYEVVGVFDDFDHDKSEGPLTFEELQEETAAKRELCEGAFAEYFGFSYEEQDTPTIVVDPMPTYLGQPELVVCSAHSGPGVETYMDEVVGSFADRGIR; translated from the coding sequence ATGGGTTCGATCTTCCGCACGGCAGGCGCCGCGCTGCTGGCCGGTGCGCTCGTCGCGTGTGGCGGCGATGACTCCAGCGAGGGCGCCGACGATCAAGGCGTCGCCGACGAAGTCTTCATTGAAGACATCGACCTCGGTGACCTCGATCTCGACATCGACATGGAGGAGGTCCTCGCAGAGCTCGAGGACCTCGACTTTGACGAGTTGTTCGCCGGACTAGACGAAGCCGACCTCGACGAATTGTTCAGCGATTTCGGGGGCGCAGCCGACCCTTTGCGGACAGGACAGTGTTGGGGCCTCAAAGAGAGCGTCGAGCAAGATCCGATTCCTTGCGACCAACCACACGTCTACGAGGTGGTAGGTGTGTTCGACGACTTCGATCACGACAAGTCCGAGGGCCCCCTCACGTTCGAAGAACTGCAGGAAGAAACGGCCGCCAAGAGGGAACTGTGTGAAGGCGCCTTCGCAGAGTACTTCGGGTTCTCGTATGAAGAGCAGGACACCCCCACGATCGTCGTCGACCCGATGCCCACCTACCTGGGGCAGCCCGAACTGGTGGTGTGCAGCGCGCATTCCGGGCCTGGCGTCGAGACCTACATGGACGAGGTCGTCGGCTCCTTCGCCGACCGCGGCATCAGGTGA